The genomic stretch AGATCTGGCTAGTAGAAGCAGATGAAACGGATAAAAGATTCATAGAAGATTTGTTCTTTCCAACAAAAATCTTATCAATTAATGCAGTATGGGCTCCAGGCGGAGTTCAAAAGACAAAGGCAGTAGTCTCAGGCAAATGGACTCCAAAATTCCCTATCGATACAGAAAAGGTTGTACAAATTGTACGAAATGCCCGAAACCTTGACATTGAGATAGAATTTGAGGATAAAAGATAGACATGGTTTTTGTAAAAACTCACGATATTTCTGAATTAAATGAAGATTTAATTGGAAAGCAAGTGGTATTGGGGGGATGGATTGAAGATCTCAGAAAATTAGGGAAAATGTCTTTCATTACACTCAGAGATGTCTCAGGAATTTCACAAGTTATAGTTAAAGGAGAATTAAATGATAATTTAGGAGAAATAAATCGTCAAAGTGTAGTAAGTGTTAAAGGAATTGTTCAAGAAACTAAAGCTAGAGATTTTGCATTTGAAATTAAAGCAGATGAAATTGAAATATTAGGAAAAGCAATTCACCCATTACCAGTAGATCCAATTGGCAGAGTGGAGAGTAATATCGATACAAGATTAAATCATAGAGCATTAGATATGAGAAACCAAAAAACAGCATCAATTTTCAAATTACGTCATCATGTTTTACAATCACTAAGAAAAACACTGACAAATAAAAAATTCTTAGAAATCACTACACCAAAAATCATTGGAAGTGCTAGCGAAGGAGGTGCAGATTTATTTTCATTAGAATATTTTGGAAAAACAGCATATCTAGCTCAAAGTCCACAACTATACAAAGAACAAATGACAATTGGGCTAGAAAGAGTGTTTGAAATTTCAAACTTTTACAGAGCAGAAAATTCTCACACAGGACGACATTTAACAGAATTTACCAGCATCGATATTGAAGCTGCATTTATGGACTATGAAGATGTCATGAATGTTTTAGAGGCATTGGTTTTAGCTGTATACAAAGATGTTTCAGAAAATTGTAAAAAAGAGCAAGAAGCAATTGGACACACTATTGAAGTTCCTTCTGCACCATTTGAGAGAATTACATATTCACAGTGTATTGAAGAATTGAAAAAAGAAGGGGAACAAGTAGAGTTTGG from Nitrosopumilus sp. encodes the following:
- the aspS gene encoding aspartate--tRNA(Asn) ligase, which codes for MVFVKTHDISELNEDLIGKQVVLGGWIEDLRKLGKMSFITLRDVSGISQVIVKGELNDNLGEINRQSVVSVKGIVQETKARDFAFEIKADEIEILGKAIHPLPVDPIGRVESNIDTRLNHRALDMRNQKTASIFKLRHHVLQSLRKTLTNKKFLEITTPKIIGSASEGGADLFSLEYFGKTAYLAQSPQLYKEQMTIGLERVFEISNFYRAENSHTGRHLTEFTSIDIEAAFMDYEDVMNVLEALVLAVYKDVSENCKKEQEAIGHTIEVPSAPFERITYSQCIEELKKEGEQVEFGEDLLDSHLRIIGKNHPGFFFLMDWPMKLKPFYIREKDEDATLSRSFDLQYGFLELSSGGTRLHNPEMLKNRLKEQGLDPAQFADHLKAFDWGMPPHSGWGMGLDRLMTTLIGIDNVREVVLYPRDPDRLSP